A portion of the Vanessa atalanta chromosome 14, ilVanAtal1.2, whole genome shotgun sequence genome contains these proteins:
- the LOC125068784 gene encoding uncharacterized protein LOC125068784, which translates to MPPNATDSTFNSDPEGNVNNLKSVDQVPQAAVANTESYSLKIFQSSLNLLAHILIGATVWISILYSFRNGLPLGATPIHIILCVIGYQLLMGEAILSLCPHNGWSASLRLVDKRRAHTVLQILGSGLAIAGSIIKALDKSVNWNTLHGQFGLVAMVFTSVCLVNGLSSLYAFELRKCLPGNLSKITHICFGIVAFGASCICLCYGFDKNGFKNWSTPALAYTSMGFTACFTAIIIINPTITFFNKTLRVFKK; encoded by the exons ATGCCTCCGAACGCAACGGATTCAACCTTTAACTCGGATCCCGAGggcaatgtaaataatttaaaaagtgttGATCAAGTTCCACAGGCAGCAGTGGCAAATACAGAAAGTTATTCGTTGAAGATATTTCAATCTTCACTAAATCTACTGGCTCACATATTAATTGGAGCTACAGTGTGGATATCAATTCTTTATTCGTTTAGAAATGGATTGCCTTTGGGAGCGACTCcgatacatattattttgtgtgTGATTGGT taCCAGCTACTAATGGGCGAAGCGATTCTAAGTTTATGCCCTCATAATGGATGGTCTGCTAGTCTTCGGTTAGTGGACAAGCGTAGGGCACACACTGTCTTGCAAATTTTAGGCTCAGGACTTGCTATCGCTGGAAGTATAATCAAAGCATTAGACAAATCAGTGAACTGGAACACGTTACATGGTCAATTTG gtCTGGTTGCTATGGTGTTTACTTCCGTGTGTCTCGTTAACGGATTGTCGTCGCTCTACGCCTTCGAATTACGCAAATGCCTTCCTGGAAATTTGTCTAAAATCACTCACATCTGCTTCGGTATCGTAGCCTTTGGTGCATCGTGTATCTGCCTCTGTTACGGTTTTGATAAGAATGGTTTCAAAAATTGGTCAACACCTGCCCTTGCATACACCTCTATGGGTTTCACTGCCTGTTTCACGGCTATTATTATCATCAACCCAACGATTACATTCTTCAACAAAACTTTACGTGTCTTCAAAAAATAA